TCTTCCGCGACATCCTCGGCCTGGATGTGAAGATCCCCGAGAATGTCAGCATCGAGGACATGCTCAAGGTGATGGTCAGCGACAACAAGAAGACCCTGGGCGGCACCAAATTCGTGCTCCTCGAGAAGATCGGGAAGTGCCAGAACCCCGATGGCGACTATCAGGTCAAGGTTGACGGGGAGATCGTCAAGGCCATCCTCAATGAGTACAAGCAGCAGTAGGCTGCGATCCGGAAACCCTGGGGGACCTCCATGTTCAAGCTCTGCTTCAACTCCACCACTCTGAGGGACATCGAGCTCCTCCAGGCCCTGCGGGAGATCAAGAAGGCCGGTTACGAGGGTGTCGAGCTCACCATGATCGGGAGCCACATGCACCCCTTCCAGGTGAGTGATGCCCGGATCCGTGAGGTCCGCGACTTCTGCCGGGACATCGGGCTCACCCTGGCCTGCGTGGCGGTGGGGGGACCCACCCTCCTGGGGGATGTGGCCTACGAGCCCTCCCTCATCTGCTCGGACGCCGCCGGGAGGCAGCTGCGCCGGGACCTGATCAAGCGCTCCATCGAGGTGACCCACCTGCTGGAGGCCCCCGTCCTCAACTTCAACAGCGGCATCCTCCGGGAGGACGTCACCCCTGCGGAAGCGGGCGAGCGCCTCCGGGAGAGCATCCGCGGCTTTCTCCAGGAGGTGGGCGACCTCATCCTGGTGATGGAGCCGGAGCCCGGCT
The sequence above is drawn from the uncultured Holophaga sp. genome and encodes:
- a CDS encoding sugar phosphate isomerase/epimerase family protein — encoded protein: MFKLCFNSTTLRDIELLQALREIKKAGYEGVELTMIGSHMHPFQVSDARIREVRDFCRDIGLTLACVAVGGPTLLGDVAYEPSLICSDAAGRQLRRDLIKRSIEVTHLLEAPVLNFNSGILREDVTPAEAGERLRESIRGFLQEVGDLILVMEPEPGFFVGTTDTAIPVLRDIDSPKLRLNLDIGHVFCCEDDPYGAVERALPYSRHIHIEDIKGGIHHHEIPGEGDIDFDRIIRAIQASGYDHYVSVELHHHDKMWQRALDESRSYLCQRM